The Candidatus Dormiibacterota bacterium genome has a segment encoding these proteins:
- a CDS encoding BMP family ABC transporter substrate-binding protein yields the protein MLFAALAAALVLPSCAWHHRGPRPGQLTLGMVTDVGGLGDRSFNDSAYRGLLASQARLGAYIQVLQSRSAADYQPNLSALSNLHFDMIYAIGFLMSRDLDEVAQANPSQHYAIIDAVVPDPNVVSVTFKEEDGSFLAGALAAMVSRTHHIAFLGGQDIPLLEKFEAGFVAGAHEVDPRTRVDVKYVGSFDDVAAGKELTDLLFDDGADIVYAAAGKATLGAIDSVKQRTGDYVIGVDSDQDGLAPGKILTSMVKKVNVAVFDVAKAIQSGHPLTGHLVLGLKQHAIGLTDFRYTKAAIGPTRLARLARIERAIEDGRISPPYTRAGEATFRRVPLP from the coding sequence TTGCTGTTTGCAGCCCTCGCCGCCGCTCTCGTTCTTCCGAGTTGCGCCTGGCATCATCGCGGCCCGAGGCCCGGACAACTCACGCTCGGTATGGTCACCGACGTGGGAGGCCTCGGCGACCGATCCTTCAACGACTCCGCGTACCGCGGGTTGCTCGCGTCGCAGGCACGGCTCGGTGCGTACATCCAGGTTCTGCAGTCGCGCTCCGCCGCCGATTACCAACCGAACTTGAGCGCGCTTTCGAACCTGCATTTCGACATGATCTACGCAATCGGATTTCTCATGAGCCGCGATCTGGACGAAGTCGCGCAAGCCAATCCGTCGCAGCACTATGCGATCATCGATGCGGTGGTTCCAGATCCGAACGTCGTCTCCGTGACGTTCAAAGAGGAGGACGGATCGTTCCTCGCGGGAGCGCTCGCGGCCATGGTGTCGCGAACCCATCACATCGCGTTTCTCGGCGGCCAAGACATTCCGCTGCTGGAGAAATTCGAGGCTGGGTTCGTCGCGGGCGCGCACGAGGTCGATCCGCGCACGCGCGTCGACGTCAAGTACGTCGGCAGCTTCGACGACGTCGCAGCCGGCAAAGAGCTGACGGATCTTCTCTTCGACGACGGCGCCGACATCGTCTATGCGGCCGCCGGCAAGGCGACGCTCGGTGCCATCGATTCGGTGAAGCAGCGCACCGGCGACTACGTCATCGGCGTCGACTCGGACCAAGACGGGCTCGCACCGGGAAAAATTCTCACGTCGATGGTCAAGAAAGTGAACGTCGCGGTCTTCGACGTCGCCAAAGCCATTCAAAGCGGACATCCGTTAACCGGCCATCTCGTGCTCGGCCTCAAGCAACACGCGATCGGTCTCACGGATTTTCGATACACGAAGGCAGCCATCGGTCCTACGCGACTCGCCCGTCTCGCGCGCATCGAGCGCGCCATCGAAGACGGCAGGATATCGCCGCCGTACACGCGCGCAGGCGAAGCCACGTTCCGCCGGGTGCCGCTGCCATGA
- a CDS encoding MT-A70 family methyltransferase produces the protein MARKKDGAACAPPNKNRKHLTRLAKRNVAESHDKLPPFPDRTYDIVYADPPWFYYGSQIKDAAAAKHYPLMTQEALAALPLRSIMSKRAALFLWATGPRLNFAVDLIARWGLHYRGVAYVWVKANRQGKIIRGQGIPPTFTKPTTEFVLAATTMPAGRPFPLLDLRQGQVVLEPRAEHSRKPAVFRSLIGQLCGDRTRIELFAREVSPGWDCWGPEIGKFGLP, from the coding sequence ATGGCGCGCAAGAAGGATGGCGCTGCGTGCGCGCCGCCTAACAAGAATCGGAAGCATCTCACGAGATTGGCGAAGCGGAACGTTGCCGAATCCCATGACAAGCTTCCGCCCTTCCCGGACCGCACGTATGACATCGTCTATGCGGATCCGCCGTGGTTTTACTACGGCAGCCAGATAAAAGATGCCGCCGCGGCAAAGCACTACCCTCTTATGACGCAAGAGGCATTGGCCGCGCTGCCTCTTCGATCGATCATGTCGAAAAGAGCCGCGCTATTTCTGTGGGCGACCGGACCGCGATTGAACTTTGCCGTCGATCTTATCGCGCGTTGGGGACTCCACTATCGTGGCGTTGCCTACGTGTGGGTCAAGGCAAACCGGCAGGGGAAGATCATACGCGGTCAGGGCATTCCGCCAACTTTTACGAAACCGACGACGGAGTTCGTACTGGCTGCGACAACCATGCCTGCCGGTCGCCCCTTTCCACTCCTCGATCTTCGCCAGGGGCAAGTCGTCCTCGAACCGCGGGCGGAGCATAGCCGGAAGCCCGCTGTCTTCCGGAGCCTCATCGGGCAACTCTGTGGTGACCGCACCCGGATAGAACTTTTCGCGCGCGAGGTCTCTCCGGGTTGGGACTGCTGGGGGCCGGAAATCGGCAAGTTCGGCTTACCATAG
- a CDS encoding DUF4870 domain-containing protein, translating to MSDALTADERNWAMFANLAGLFLLSHIPFANIVAPLLVYLKARDQHWPFALQHARASLNFQITFTLGMILGIVLAFASCGGAVIALVAEGNRIESAGPPFAFLFWLFAWIAVLLVAVVANVIACVLGAIAASNGRAFHYPAIRFVS from the coding sequence TTGAGCGATGCATTGACGGCCGACGAACGGAACTGGGCGATGTTCGCGAACCTCGCCGGCCTCTTCTTGCTTTCACACATCCCGTTCGCTAACATCGTCGCGCCCCTGCTCGTGTATCTCAAAGCCAGAGACCAGCATTGGCCGTTCGCGTTACAGCACGCCCGCGCATCGCTGAATTTTCAGATCACGTTTACGCTGGGCATGATCCTCGGCATCGTGCTGGCCTTCGCGTCATGCGGCGGAGCGGTCATCGCGCTCGTCGCGGAAGGAAATCGTATCGAAAGCGCCGGCCCTCCCTTCGCGTTCTTGTTCTGGCTCTTCGCATGGATCGCGGTGCTGCTCGTCGCTGTGGTCGCCAACGTTATTGCCTGCGTGCTCGGAGCGATCGCCGCATCGAACGGGCGCGCTTTCCACTACCCGGCGATTCGTTTTGTAAGCTGA
- a CDS encoding ABC transporter permease produces MKRAIAFLSGPFGAVALVVVLMSIAMMIAGTSPIDGFRALILGSLGGRSQLGETLVATTALLFPSLGVAFAFRAGLFNIGAEGQLLVGGMLAGAAGAAFVMPPFAAIVVMLALGAVGGGLWGAIAGWMKAKLHASEIISTLMLNFVAQYVTLYLVSGPLKGPAATGAETAWLPASYWLPTLLPHTRLSIALLLAAAIAVALQFLFARTVFGYDLRAAGEAPEAARRNGVNLPRLTWLALAISGAIAGVGGATIVTGELHRFNTQLSPGYGFIAIAVALVGDLDPIKVCFASFLFGILEAGGLAMQASAQVPKDAIHVIEGLIILVLAARRYVAQRSERVAEAAASV; encoded by the coding sequence ATGAAGCGCGCTATCGCATTCCTGTCCGGCCCGTTCGGCGCCGTCGCGCTCGTCGTCGTGCTGATGTCGATCGCAATGATGATTGCCGGCACGAGCCCGATCGACGGCTTTCGCGCGCTGATTCTCGGCTCTCTCGGCGGGCGCAGTCAGCTCGGCGAAACGCTCGTCGCCACGACCGCACTGCTCTTCCCGTCGCTCGGCGTTGCATTCGCGTTCCGCGCCGGGCTGTTCAACATCGGAGCCGAAGGACAACTGCTCGTAGGCGGGATGCTGGCCGGCGCCGCAGGCGCGGCATTCGTCATGCCGCCGTTCGCGGCCATCGTCGTCATGCTCGCGCTGGGCGCGGTCGGCGGCGGGCTCTGGGGCGCGATCGCAGGGTGGATGAAGGCGAAGCTGCATGCAAGCGAGATTATCTCGACGCTGATGCTCAACTTCGTTGCGCAGTACGTCACGCTCTATCTCGTTAGCGGTCCGCTCAAGGGGCCCGCGGCGACGGGTGCCGAGACGGCGTGGCTGCCGGCGAGCTATTGGCTGCCGACGCTGCTCCCACACACGCGCCTGTCGATCGCATTGCTTCTCGCCGCCGCGATCGCCGTCGCTCTGCAGTTCCTCTTCGCGCGCACGGTGTTCGGGTACGATTTGCGCGCCGCCGGTGAAGCGCCGGAAGCGGCGCGCCGCAACGGCGTGAACCTGCCGCGCTTGACGTGGCTCGCGCTCGCGATCTCGGGTGCGATCGCCGGCGTCGGCGGCGCGACGATCGTCACGGGCGAGCTGCACCGCTTCAACACGCAGCTCTCGCCGGGGTACGGCTTCATCGCAATCGCCGTCGCGCTCGTCGGCGATCTCGATCCGATAAAAGTGTGCTTTGCCTCGTTTCTCTTCGGCATTCTCGAAGCCGGAGGCCTCGCGATGCAGGCGAGCGCGCAGGTCCCCAAGGACGCGATCCACGTCATCGAAGGGCTGATCATCCTCGTGCTGGCGGCGCGCCGCTACGTCGCGCAACGCAGCGAGCGGGTTGCGGAGGCTGCGGCGAGCGTATGA
- a CDS encoding DUF5069 domain-containing protein, with product MSVPDLRRGPPRRWSESLGQIRWLPRLIDKARAAIDGKLGDYFYGQSPMDRALLRELRIGHREFARIVSNAPADGDVLAALQARSPEGVRAARIWSDALVRRQAPFLFVIDLDDGYLGRRWMPVRVPLRWGSAAFARAIKVLWPSRAVDGL from the coding sequence ATGAGCGTGCCAGATCTGCGCCGCGGCCCGCCGCGCCGCTGGAGTGAGTCGCTCGGTCAGATTCGCTGGCTGCCAAGGCTCATCGACAAGGCGCGGGCGGCGATCGACGGCAAGCTGGGCGACTACTTCTACGGCCAGAGCCCGATGGATCGCGCGCTGTTGCGAGAGCTCCGGATAGGGCATCGCGAGTTCGCACGAATCGTCTCGAACGCGCCGGCCGACGGCGACGTTCTCGCGGCTCTGCAGGCGCGCTCGCCCGAAGGCGTTCGCGCCGCGCGCATCTGGAGCGACGCGCTCGTGCGCCGGCAGGCGCCCTTTCTCTTCGTCATCGACCTCGACGACGGGTATCTCGGCCGCCGCTGGATGCCCGTACGCGTGCCGCTGCGCTGGGGCTCGGCCGCCTTTGCACGGGCGATCAAAGTGCTGTGGCCGTCGCGAGCGGTCGACGGATTGTGA
- a CDS encoding glutathione S-transferase N-terminal domain-containing protein, with protein MTKTDIVLYQAEWCPYCARVRSAMTDLLLDYTIVNVPRDHSERTLLQETFGTTGIPSMVDGDVKIADDDDAIIGYVHKKYVR; from the coding sequence ATGACGAAAACGGATATCGTGCTCTATCAAGCCGAATGGTGCCCCTACTGCGCGCGCGTGCGATCGGCCATGACCGATCTCTTGCTCGACTACACGATCGTGAACGTTCCGCGCGATCACTCCGAGCGCACGCTCCTGCAAGAGACCTTCGGCACGACCGGGATTCCATCGATGGTCGACGGCGACGTGAAGATCGCCGACGACGACGATGCGATCATCGGCTACGTGCACAAGAAGTACGTGCGTTGA
- a CDS encoding ATP-binding cassette domain-containing protein, which produces MTAPVLRLRGIRKAFPGVVAVDGVDLDLFAGEIHALVGENGAGKSTLAAIAFGELRQDAGTVEAHGSVGLVHQHFELVGRLRVWQNVLLGREPRRGWRVDAAAARARVRDLAAANNLIVDPDAFVDQLPIGVQQRVELLRELEREPTVLLLDEPTAALAPAEIEGFFATIVALARRGTSVLIVTHKLQEVISYSARVSVMRHGKIVAAMQTEGTSIDEIAQAMVGGELPKVAQRKQTTLEPCLCVEGLRAGTAVGGASDISLDVRAGEIVGIAGVEGNGQTALADAIAGMIPYRGTVRLASRTPAKTRAAMGVIPQDRHVEGLILNFTVVENAILGRQNRPGVRHGAFLDKARARSDARAIVERFDVRAASLDVKVRTLSGGNQQKLLVGRALIDGPPFVLAYNPTRGIDVGAAALVQSRLIEARNAGTAVLLISFDLDEILALADRVIVMYRGEIAGEFDRASVDRGVIGRLMAGSR; this is translated from the coding sequence ATGACGGCGCCGGTACTGCGGCTGCGGGGCATTCGCAAAGCCTTTCCGGGCGTCGTCGCCGTCGACGGCGTCGACCTGGATCTCTTCGCGGGCGAGATACACGCGCTCGTCGGCGAGAACGGCGCGGGAAAGTCGACGCTCGCCGCCATCGCGTTCGGCGAGCTGCGGCAGGACGCCGGAACGGTCGAAGCGCACGGCAGCGTCGGGCTCGTTCACCAGCACTTCGAGCTCGTCGGCAGGCTGCGCGTCTGGCAGAACGTCTTGCTCGGTCGCGAGCCGCGCCGCGGCTGGCGCGTCGATGCTGCTGCGGCGCGCGCGCGCGTCCGCGACCTCGCCGCGGCAAACAACTTGATCGTCGACCCGGACGCGTTCGTCGACCAGCTGCCCATCGGCGTTCAGCAGCGGGTAGAGCTGCTGCGCGAGCTGGAGCGCGAACCCACGGTACTACTGCTCGACGAGCCGACGGCGGCGCTCGCTCCGGCGGAGATCGAGGGGTTCTTTGCGACCATCGTCGCGCTCGCGCGGCGCGGCACGTCGGTTTTGATCGTCACGCACAAACTCCAGGAGGTTATCTCGTACAGCGCGCGCGTCAGCGTGATGCGCCACGGGAAGATCGTCGCGGCGATGCAAACCGAAGGCACGAGCATCGACGAGATCGCGCAAGCGATGGTGGGCGGAGAACTTCCGAAGGTCGCCCAGCGAAAGCAGACGACGCTCGAACCGTGTCTCTGCGTTGAAGGGCTGCGTGCCGGTACGGCAGTCGGCGGCGCAAGCGATATCTCACTCGACGTTCGCGCGGGAGAGATCGTGGGGATCGCCGGGGTCGAGGGCAACGGGCAGACTGCGCTCGCCGACGCCATCGCCGGAATGATTCCGTATCGCGGTACCGTGCGGCTCGCATCCCGCACTCCGGCAAAGACGCGGGCAGCGATGGGGGTCATTCCGCAGGACCGGCACGTCGAAGGCCTGATCTTGAACTTCACGGTCGTCGAGAACGCGATTCTCGGACGTCAAAACCGCCCCGGCGTTCGCCACGGGGCCTTCCTCGACAAGGCGCGCGCGCGAAGCGACGCGCGCGCAATCGTCGAACGCTTCGACGTTCGCGCCGCGTCGCTCGACGTGAAAGTGCGCACTCTCTCCGGCGGAAACCAGCAGAAGCTGCTCGTCGGGCGCGCGCTCATCGACGGGCCGCCGTTCGTGCTGGCCTACAACCCGACGCGAGGCATCGACGTGGGCGCCGCCGCACTCGTTCAGTCGCGGCTCATCGAAGCGCGTAACGCCGGTACGGCGGTGCTGCTCATCTCCTTCGACCTGGACGAGATCCTCGCGCTGGCCGACCGCGTGATCGTTATGTATCGCGGAGAGATCGCCGGTGAGTTCGACCGCGCGAGCGTCGACCGCGGCGTCATCGGTCGCCTCATGGCGGGGTCTCGATGA
- a CDS encoding DUF92 domain-containing protein, which translates to MTQIALAAVASFAIASLAYAFRALSPSGAVAAFAIGTIVFAIGGWPAAAVLLAFFISASLLSRIGVRRKRGLVDWGKQGARDARQVLANGGVAAACLALSPFLAAPLLLAFAAALAAATADTWATEIGTLARRARSVLTFRPISSGISGGVSVPGTIAQLGGAAFVAYVGYAVHLTPFWPVAIAGVVGSLFDSVLGGSVQALRWCPACARPCETNPHVCGTPTTMFRGLSWVDNDAVNFLSTLVGAGVAVLVARHWPSLW; encoded by the coding sequence ATGACGCAAATCGCTCTCGCCGCGGTCGCTTCGTTCGCGATCGCCTCCCTCGCCTACGCCTTTCGCGCGCTCTCTCCGAGCGGCGCCGTCGCCGCGTTCGCGATAGGAACGATCGTCTTTGCCATCGGCGGATGGCCGGCAGCAGCAGTGCTGCTCGCGTTTTTCATCAGCGCGTCACTGCTCTCGCGCATCGGCGTGCGCCGTAAACGCGGGCTCGTCGACTGGGGCAAACAGGGGGCGCGCGACGCGCGGCAGGTCCTCGCGAACGGAGGCGTCGCCGCAGCGTGCCTGGCGCTCTCGCCGTTCCTCGCCGCGCCATTGCTTCTCGCCTTCGCCGCCGCACTTGCGGCAGCAACCGCGGATACGTGGGCGACGGAGATCGGAACGCTCGCGCGGCGAGCGCGCAGCGTGCTGACGTTTCGGCCGATCTCGAGCGGAATCTCAGGAGGCGTCTCCGTTCCGGGAACGATCGCGCAGCTCGGCGGCGCCGCCTTCGTCGCATATGTCGGATACGCGGTACACCTCACACCCTTCTGGCCGGTCGCGATCGCGGGCGTGGTGGGAAGCCTCTTCGACTCGGTCCTCGGCGGGAGCGTACAGGCGTTACGGTGGTGCCCGGCGTGCGCGCGCCCGTGCGAAACGAACCCGCACGTGTGCGGAACGCCGACGACGATGTTTCGTGGCTTGTCTTGGGTCGACAATGACGCGGTGAACTTCCTCTCGACGCTCGTCGGAGCCGGCGTCGCGGTGCTCGTCGCGCGGCATTGGCCGAGCCTATGGTAA
- the rocF gene encoding arginase — MNRVDVVGVPMDLGASRRGVDMGPSAVRYARLHDRLTALGIQRVVDHGNLYVPIREAMQSGDQQVRYYDVIDEVCGRLAGVVERVVRDGGLPVVLGGDHSIAMGTLAGLRAAYERPAGLIWIDAHADINSPDSSRTGNVHGMPLWFALERGDARAEQTVLIGLRDVDEAEKRILRERGIRAFSMTEVDRFGMARVMEEALRIAGADDRPMHVSFDLDGIDPSEAPGTGTPVKGGLSYREGHLAMEMLAETGRLGSMEMVEINPILDRSNQTASLAVGLVCSGLGKSIL; from the coding sequence GTGAATCGCGTCGACGTCGTCGGCGTGCCGATGGATCTCGGAGCGAGCAGGCGCGGCGTCGATATGGGGCCGTCCGCCGTTCGCTACGCGCGCCTTCACGACCGGCTCACCGCGCTTGGAATACAGCGCGTCGTGGACCACGGCAACCTCTACGTGCCGATCCGCGAGGCGATGCAGAGCGGCGATCAGCAGGTGCGGTATTACGACGTCATCGACGAGGTGTGCGGGCGCCTTGCCGGGGTCGTCGAGCGCGTCGTGCGCGACGGAGGCCTGCCGGTGGTGCTCGGGGGAGATCATTCGATCGCGATGGGGACGCTTGCCGGTCTGCGCGCGGCCTACGAGCGCCCTGCCGGGCTCATCTGGATCGACGCGCACGCGGACATCAACAGCCCGGATAGCTCTCGCACCGGAAACGTGCACGGAATGCCGCTCTGGTTCGCGCTGGAGCGCGGTGACGCGCGTGCCGAGCAAACGGTGCTCATCGGCTTGCGGGACGTCGACGAAGCGGAGAAGCGCATCCTGCGCGAGCGCGGCATTCGCGCGTTCTCCATGACCGAGGTCGATCGCTTCGGAATGGCGCGCGTCATGGAGGAGGCGTTGCGCATCGCGGGCGCGGATGACCGTCCCATGCACGTTTCGTTCGATTTGGACGGCATCGATCCGAGCGAGGCGCCCGGAACCGGCACGCCCGTCAAAGGCGGCCTGAGTTATCGCGAAGGTCACTTGGCGATGGAGATGCTCGCAGAGACCGGCCGTCTGGGCTCCATGGAAATGGTCGAGATCAACCCCATCCTCGACCGATCGAACCAGACGGCGTCGCTCGCCGTGGGCCTCGTCTGCTCGGGACTGGGGAAATCCATCCTATGA